The window ACCATCTGGGCCTGGTGCCTTTTCTGCCGGCGATGCAATGATCGCTGCCCATACCTCGGCCATAGTGAACGGGCCGTCCAGCTCGGGCGCGGTCACCACCGGGACGTGGAGCTGCTCCCAGTTCAGAGTGCAGCTGCGCCTCTCACCCTGGCCTAAGGAGGCGGAGAAGTGGTTGTAGATggcctggtccttctccttgtggTCTACAAGCACTCTGTTGTTGATGTTGAGTGCATGGATGAAATTTTTCCATCTGCGCGACCTCATCTTTGCATGGAACAGCTTGGTACTAGCATCCCCAGCTCTGAGCCAACTGATTCTTGAGGCCTGGCGCTTCCTAGCTCTTTCAATGGCTGCCAGACCGAGCACCTTCAACTTCAGGTTTTTTCGAAGGTAAAATTCAGCGTCTGATAGTGATCTACTCTCTTGAGCTTTGTCCAGCTAAAAAATCACCTCATTGGCGATCTGCAGCTGCTACTTGCTTTTGCCAAACATGTCCCTACTCCAAATCTTCAAATCGTCCGCCACTCTCGCCATACGCCTCTTTATCCTGATGAACGGACAATCATGTTGAACTGGGCGTTGCCACGCACGCATCACAGTCTCATTGAAATGAGGGAATTTGGGCCAAAAATTCTCAAATCTGAAGCGCGCCTGCCTGAAGGGGGTAGCCGCCCTTGCGAGGATTAACGGGCAGTgatcagagaaggacgtcgaggCTGCCGTGAGGATGTACTCCTGGTGTAGCAGATCCCATCGATTGTTGCAAAAGAACTTGTCAATGCTGCAGAGCGTGGGATCTTGCCTTTCATTGCTCCATGTGTATTTTCTGTTCTTGCATTTCAGCTCCTTCAGCCCGGCCCAGTCAAGAGCGCGCCTGAACTTACCCATCATTCTCCTGTTCAAATTGTTGTTGTTTTTGTCGCTTGACTGGTAGATCATGTTGAAATCCCCATTGATCATCCAGGCCTCGCCAGCCGGCGGGGCAGCAGCCACGAGGTCTCGGAGGAAGTCGTCCTTTTGAGCGTCGTCCGTCGGCCTGTAAACGGTGGTGAGCCAGAACGGCTCACTCACGAGGAGGGGTTCTACCCTGACAGTAATGGAGAAGCGACCTAATAAATGCGAGACTACGTTGACGAGTAGCTTATCCCAGAAGAACGCAGCGCTCCCCTCGTCCCATGTGCCGGCAATACTACGCAGCCCTCCAGAGCGGCACCTCCGATCTCAGCCGCTATGGCAGGCGACCAGGTCTCGATCTTGGTCTCCTGCAAGGCAAGGATCGCTACTCAATTTGCCTTTACTACGTCGCTGATCGCCGTTCGTTTTGCCGGGCAGTTCAAGCCACGCACGTTCCAAGACATGAAGATCAAGCTATTGTCACTCATGGAGACACAGATCCTTACTCCGTCGACTAATTATACTAATGGAAGAAGCACAAAACACCTTACAACAAGCCTGGGGGCGACGACGGCCACCAGTAGGCCCAAAACCCCGTCGTCGTCGAGCACACCATCTATCCAAAGCACTACACATGGAAACCAAACCTAAATCTAGCCGGTAGAATACCAGCCGTCGACGGAGACTAAACCTAAGAACAACTAACATGATCAACCTACAATGGACTCTTCCACGCCGGCGATTCCAGCCACGCCAGCGGCGATCTTGAGGGCACCTTGGTCCAGCCCAGTGAGCTTTGCAATGGCTGCAATGTCGCCGTCAGACAGGGGCTCCTGGAAACGCTTCATGAGCAGGGCTGCCGCCTTCGGCGTCATCTTGTCTTTGGGGCCAAGCGCACCCAGCTCTTGCACCAGACGGAGAACTGCGCGTTGGGGCACCGGCGTTGGGTTTGCCGCCGCGGCCTGGCGGGCACTGCGGCGCGAAGGAGTCGACACGGCCCTCGACTTGGGCGGCGCAGAGGGGCGAGGACGCGACGCCGGCTGGTTGGCGATGATCGGCGGGGGGACGGGGGCGAAGAGGGCAGCGGCCACCTGCGCCGCTCCGCTACCCTCTTCGATCTGCATGACGCCAACCCGCTCTGCGACCGCGGCGAGCTCGAAGCCAGCAGTCGCCGCCACCGGGGTGTTGATGCAGGGCAGCAGGCAGGGGAGCATCTTCGGGCTGTCGGGGTCCTGGTGCGCGGGCAGCTGGAGAGGAGGGGATCGCCCGTCGTCTTCGAAGGCCAGTGGGGTCTGAAGCTCGTCGATCATGGCATTCTCCATCTCCAACTGCATGCAGTCCGTGCGCGGGGGCGGGGAGAGCGCCCGGCCTGAGTCGGAGAAACTGAAGAGGCGGGCCACCGGGTCTTCTGCAGCATCAACTGGAGGAGGGGGAGCCGAGCGGTGGGGTCGCGCGCAGCGTGGGCGCAGCGTCCCTCGAGCCCGACGCCGACTGGCCACGATCCTGCCCCCGAGGCGCCTGCCCACCGGCGTGCGACTGCGGTGGCGGTGGGCGCCCTCGACGACGTCCGCACCACTGCCCTTGGCGTGGCACCCGCGGCCGAGCAGGCGGTCCCTCCAGGAGCGACCCGAGCCACCGCTGTTGTCGCCGTCTTCGTTGTCACGCCTTGATGCCCCCAGGATGGGGCCGGCGCAGCCAGCGGCAGGGGCACGCTGGATCGAGCGACGGCCCGGGCCCTGGCCGTCCTCCACGCGGGACACCCACGTGCCCGGCTCGATGCGCGGCATGGGGcggtcgtcgtcggaggaggaggaggggagccCGCTCTGCTCCGAGTGCGACAAGCGCGGCGAGTGCGGGGTCCAGTCCTCCACCAAGTCGACGTGCACCAGGAGGTCGTAGCGGTGCACGCCTAGTGGCGGAGGGACACGGCAATCCAGCGGGGCAAAGCCGATCGCCTCATCGACACGGCCGGCTCCGCGCTTGAGCACCCAGAGCGCTCGCCGCGTGGGGATGTGAGCCACATCCCAGACCCAGAGCCAGCAGGCGAAATGCTTGGTGTGCCCCCGCTCCAGCGTGTGCGAGTCCAGGCGATCGATGCGGCCGAAGTCGCCCAAGGCCTCCTCGGCCCCCTGCAGGGACCAGAACTGC is drawn from Aegilops tauschii subsp. strangulata cultivar AL8/78 chromosome 1, Aet v6.0, whole genome shotgun sequence and contains these coding sequences:
- the LOC141028499 gene encoding uncharacterized protein, with amino-acid sequence MTPKAAALLMKRFQEPLSDGDIAAIAKLTGLDQGALKIAAGVAGIAGVEESIVVLWIDGVLDDDGVLGLLVAVVAPRLVVRVEPLLVSEPFWLTTVYRPTDDAQKDDFLRDLVAAAPPAGEAWMINGDFNMIYQSSDKNNNNLNRRMMGKFRRALDWAGLKELKCKNRKYTWSNERQDPTLCSIDKFFCNNRWDLLHQEYILTAASTSFSDHCPLILARAATPFRQARFRFENFWPKFPHFNETLKVLGLAAIERARKRQASRISWLRAGDASTKLFHAKMRSRRWKNFIHALNINNRVLVDHKEKDQAIYNHFSASLGQGERRSCTLNWEQLHVPVVTAPELDGPFTMAEVWAAIIASPAEKAPGPDGFTGKFFRSYWHIIKDEFMAVFQKFYHMAGRNFSDINTALIALLPKRNEASEIGHFRPISLIHSVAKLISKVLALRLSAALDGVISPAQMAFQRGKCIHDSFQYVQGCVRMLHREKKQALLFKLDFARAFDSVSWAYLIELQQQMGFSQRWRNWVSLLLSSSSSSCLLNGTQGPSFLHACGLRQGDPLSPLLFILAIDPLYRLLESATRQNLIAPLPGRGASMRVSLYADDAVIFANPIKEEVDCLLELPHSFGEATGLKLNQAKSSVIPMNCDAQTLEEVLHGFDGAIASFPTTYLGLPISPKRLRIVHSNSSLTGSNHASRVGRGS